From Streptomyces sp. CMB-StM0423, a single genomic window includes:
- a CDS encoding DUF1015 family protein, translating to MQRSPGLDLRPFRGLRYAPSRVRSLAAVTSPPYDVVVRPDGLHHLETADPYNIVRLILPQAVDPATRHRLAADTLRLWRAEGVLVPDPEPALYVYEQRRGELLQRGVIGLLALSEPAAGVVLPHEDVMEEIVADRAGLMRETAANPEPLLLSYRSDGAATGTAAVVARTTARTPLLATTTDDGFAHRLWAVTNPEEIAAVRADLARRQALIADGHHRWATYLRLRAERSVPPAPTGPWDYGLVLLVDTARHPLVVRGIHRVLRTLPPAEALRLLGEDARIRRLDPFLPAALRKLEKTEGNAFLLAGEDGLHLVDRPDPALLARTVRTDRPAAWRTLDATVLHATLIEHVWHLPDDPEHIGYVHEAEAAAAQAARLGGTAVLMKPVAEDVVRELARDGVTMPRKSTSFGPKPATGLVLRALDLG from the coding sequence ATGCAGCGTTCACCCGGCCTCGACCTCCGCCCCTTCCGCGGGCTGCGCTACGCGCCGTCCCGGGTGCGCAGCCTCGCCGCCGTCACCTCCCCGCCGTACGACGTCGTCGTCCGGCCCGACGGGCTGCACCACCTGGAGACCGCCGACCCGTACAACATCGTCCGCCTCATCCTCCCCCAGGCAGTCGACCCCGCCACCCGCCACCGCCTCGCCGCCGACACGCTGCGCCTGTGGCGCGCGGAAGGCGTGCTCGTGCCGGACCCGGAGCCCGCGCTCTACGTGTACGAGCAGCGCAGGGGCGAGCTGCTGCAGCGCGGCGTCATCGGGCTGCTGGCGCTCAGCGAACCGGCGGCCGGCGTGGTGCTGCCGCACGAGGACGTGATGGAGGAGATCGTCGCCGACCGCGCGGGCCTGATGCGCGAGACCGCCGCCAACCCCGAGCCGCTGCTGCTGTCGTACCGCAGCGACGGCGCGGCCACCGGCACGGCAGCCGTCGTCGCCCGCACCACGGCGCGCACCCCGCTGCTGGCCACGACGACGGACGACGGCTTCGCGCACCGGCTGTGGGCGGTGACGAACCCGGAGGAGATCGCGGCCGTACGCGCGGACCTCGCGCGACGGCAGGCGCTCATCGCGGACGGACACCACCGATGGGCGACGTATCTGCGGCTACGGGCCGAACGGTCGGTGCCGCCGGCCCCGACCGGGCCGTGGGACTACGGGCTGGTCCTGCTCGTCGACACGGCCCGCCACCCGCTCGTCGTCCGCGGCATCCACCGCGTCCTGCGCACCCTCCCGCCTGCCGAAGCCCTGCGCCTCCTGGGCGAGGACGCCCGCATCCGGCGGCTGGACCCATTTCTGCCGGCGGCGCTGAGGAAGCTGGAAAAGACGGAGGGCAACGCGTTCCTGCTGGCGGGCGAGGACGGCTTGCACCTGGTCGACCGCCCGGACCCGGCCCTGCTGGCCCGCACCGTACGCACCGACCGCCCGGCGGCGTGGCGCACCCTGGACGCCACCGTGCTGCACGCCACGCTCATCGAGCACGTCTGGCACCTGCCCGACGACCCCGAGCACATCGGCTACGTCCACGAGGCCGAGGCCGCCGCCGCCCAGGCGGCACGCCTGGGCGGGACGGCGGTGCTGATGAAGCCGGTGGCGGAGGACGTCGTACGGGAACTCGCGCGGGACGGTGTGACGATGCCGCGCAAGTCCACGTCGTTCGGCCCGAAGCCGGCCACGGGGCTGGTGCTGCGGGCCCTGGACCTGGGGTGA
- a CDS encoding HAD hydrolase-like protein, whose protein sequence is MIEPWISPVRGAAAVTSQPARTRTDACAEPLCTAYDTALLDLDGVVYIGGVAVEHAAEALGGARERGMRLAYVTNNASRPAAVVAGQLTAMGVPAEPADVITSAQAVARLVAEAVPPGARVLAVGGEGLYGPLRERGLLVVESADDDPAAVVQGHGGPGMPWGRLMEAAFAVQRGVPWFASNADLTIPTPRGIAPGNGAALEVVRLATGAEPRVAGKPLPPMHRETIIRTGARRPLVVGDRLDTDIEGAYNGGVDALLVLTGVTGAAALLAAEPRHRPAYVAADLRGLSAAQPEVAVAGGAGEGFVARCGGWSASAGGTEPGLRLDGEGQPLDGLRALCAAAWTYAGEGSCGLDPGKALARLGL, encoded by the coding sequence ATGATCGAGCCGTGGATATCGCCCGTCCGAGGAGCCGCCGCCGTGACCAGCCAGCCCGCCAGGACCCGTACCGACGCCTGCGCGGAGCCGCTGTGCACGGCGTATGACACGGCGCTGCTGGACCTCGACGGGGTCGTCTACATCGGCGGCGTGGCCGTCGAGCACGCGGCCGAAGCCCTGGGCGGCGCCCGGGAGCGGGGCATGCGGCTGGCGTACGTCACGAACAACGCCTCCCGCCCCGCGGCCGTCGTCGCCGGGCAGTTGACCGCGATGGGCGTGCCCGCGGAGCCGGCGGACGTGATCACCTCGGCGCAGGCCGTGGCGCGACTGGTGGCCGAGGCGGTGCCGCCGGGGGCGCGGGTGCTGGCGGTCGGCGGGGAGGGGCTGTACGGGCCGCTGCGGGAGCGCGGGCTGCTCGTCGTGGAGTCGGCGGACGACGATCCGGCGGCCGTGGTGCAGGGGCACGGCGGTCCTGGGATGCCGTGGGGGCGGCTGATGGAGGCGGCGTTCGCGGTGCAGCGCGGGGTGCCGTGGTTCGCGTCGAACGCCGACCTGACGATTCCCACCCCCCGCGGCATCGCGCCGGGCAACGGGGCGGCGCTGGAGGTGGTGCGGCTGGCCACGGGCGCCGAGCCGCGGGTGGCGGGGAAGCCGCTGCCGCCGATGCACCGGGAGACGATCATCAGGACGGGCGCGCGGCGGCCGCTGGTGGTCGGCGACCGCCTCGACACCGACATCGAGGGCGCGTACAACGGCGGCGTCGACGCGCTGCTGGTGCTGACGGGCGTGACGGGCGCCGCGGCGCTGCTCGCCGCGGAGCCGCGGCACCGGCCGGCGTACGTGGCGGCGGATCTGCGCGGGCTGTCGGCCGCCCAGCCGGAGGTGGCGGTGGCGGGCGGCGCCGGCGAGGGTTTCGTCGCGCGGTGCGGCGGCTGGAGCGCGTCCGCGGGCGGTACGGAGCCGGGCCTGCGGCTCGACGGCGAGGGGCAACCGCTGGACGGGCTGCGGGCGTTGTGCGCGGCGGCGTGGACGTACGCGGGGGAGGGCTCCTGCGGCCTCGACCCGGGGAAGGCACTGGCCCGCCTCGGTCTGTGA
- a CDS encoding FecCD family ABC transporter permease, with translation MLVDAAPRTDNGLKDAPPRRRWFSPRAAGLLASCAALLLVCVASLAIGAKPVPLDQVWHGLFAYDGSDTDVVIRDMRVPRTILGLLAGAALGLSGAVMQALTRNPLAEPGLLGINAGASAAVVSAISFFGVSSAAGYVWFAFAGAAAVSVVVYALGGSRSATPVRLALAGTAATAALFGYVRAVELTDTAALDKMRFWTTGSLASADTTTIRQVLPFLATGIVLALLLARPLNAMAMGDDTARALGAHLARTRLLAMLAVTLLCGAATAACGPIIFVGLMIPHMVRAVTGPDMRWILPYAAVLAPVLLLGADVLGRVLARPAEVQVGIVTVILGGPVFIHLVRRRRMAQL, from the coding sequence GTGTTGGTCGACGCAGCTCCCCGTACGGACAACGGACTCAAGGACGCCCCGCCGCGCCGCCGGTGGTTCTCCCCGCGCGCCGCGGGGCTGCTCGCCTCCTGCGCCGCGCTGCTGCTCGTCTGCGTGGCCAGCCTCGCCATCGGCGCCAAGCCTGTCCCGCTGGACCAGGTCTGGCACGGCCTCTTCGCGTACGACGGCAGCGACACCGACGTCGTCATCCGCGACATGCGCGTCCCGCGCACGATCCTCGGCCTCCTCGCCGGCGCCGCCCTCGGCCTCTCCGGCGCCGTCATGCAGGCACTCACCCGCAACCCCCTCGCCGAACCCGGGCTGCTCGGCATCAACGCCGGCGCCTCCGCCGCCGTCGTCAGCGCCATCAGCTTCTTCGGCGTCTCCTCCGCCGCCGGCTACGTCTGGTTCGCCTTCGCCGGCGCAGCCGCCGTCTCCGTCGTCGTCTACGCCCTCGGCGGCAGCCGCAGCGCCACGCCCGTACGGCTCGCGCTCGCCGGCACCGCCGCCACCGCCGCGCTCTTCGGCTACGTACGCGCCGTCGAGCTGACGGACACCGCGGCGCTGGACAAGATGCGCTTCTGGACCACCGGTTCGCTCGCCTCCGCCGACACGACCACCATCCGGCAGGTGCTGCCGTTCCTCGCCACCGGCATCGTCCTCGCGCTGCTGCTGGCCCGCCCGCTGAACGCCATGGCGATGGGCGACGACACCGCCCGCGCCCTCGGCGCGCACCTCGCCCGCACCCGGCTGCTCGCCATGCTCGCCGTCACGCTGCTGTGCGGCGCCGCGACCGCCGCCTGCGGGCCGATCATCTTCGTCGGGCTGATGATCCCGCACATGGTGCGCGCCGTGACCGGGCCCGACATGCGCTGGATCCTGCCGTACGCGGCCGTGCTCGCGCCCGTGCTGCTGCTCGGCGCCGACGTGCTCGGCCGGGTGCTGGCCCGGCCCGCGGAGGTGCAGGTCGGGATCGTCACGGTGATCCTCGGCGGGCCGGTCTTCATCCATCTCGTACGACGCCGGCGGATGGCGCAGTTGTGA
- a CDS encoding FecCD family ABC transporter permease: MRTLNVRGTRGDLSVRLDLRALLVCLLLAAAALAAAVVLVGTGDFPISFADVVRTLFGGGEPGQGFIVRELRLPRVLVGLLVGAALGLAGAVFQAISRNPLGSPDVLGVSHGSAVGALVVIVLFKGGSEAVALGAVAGGLATGAAIYLLAWQQGVAGYRLVLVGIGAAAILTGVINYLLTKADLVDAARATLWITGSLGGRDWTHVWPLAAVCAVLVPLVLASGRPLRMMEMGDDTSYALGVPVERVRLVALLAAVLLTAAATAAAGPVAFVALTAPQLARRLTRAPGPNLAPAALMGATLLIVADWAAQRAFGADQVPVGVVTGVLGGVYLLWLLAAERRAGRI; this comes from the coding sequence GTGAGAACGCTCAACGTACGCGGCACGAGGGGCGATCTGTCGGTCCGCCTCGACCTGCGCGCCCTGCTCGTCTGCCTGCTGCTGGCCGCCGCCGCGCTGGCCGCCGCGGTGGTCCTCGTCGGGACCGGCGACTTCCCGATCTCCTTCGCGGACGTGGTGCGCACGCTGTTCGGCGGCGGTGAGCCCGGGCAGGGGTTCATCGTCCGCGAACTGCGGCTGCCGCGGGTGCTCGTGGGGCTCCTCGTCGGCGCGGCGCTGGGGCTGGCAGGGGCGGTGTTCCAGGCCATCTCCCGCAACCCGCTGGGCAGTCCCGACGTGCTCGGCGTCTCGCACGGCTCCGCGGTGGGCGCGCTGGTGGTCATCGTGCTGTTCAAGGGCGGCTCGGAGGCGGTCGCGCTCGGCGCCGTCGCCGGCGGCCTCGCCACCGGGGCGGCGATCTACCTGCTCGCCTGGCAGCAGGGCGTGGCCGGCTACCGGCTCGTGCTCGTCGGCATCGGCGCCGCCGCCATCCTCACCGGCGTCATCAACTACCTGCTCACCAAGGCCGACCTGGTCGACGCCGCCCGCGCCACCCTGTGGATCACCGGGTCGCTCGGCGGGCGGGACTGGACGCACGTGTGGCCGCTGGCCGCGGTCTGCGCGGTGCTGGTGCCGCTCGTGCTGGCCAGCGGCCGGCCGCTGCGGATGATGGAGATGGGCGACGACACCTCGTACGCGCTGGGCGTCCCGGTCGAGCGGGTACGGCTCGTGGCGCTGCTGGCCGCCGTGCTGCTGACGGCCGCCGCCACCGCCGCCGCGGGGCCCGTCGCCTTCGTCGCCCTCACCGCGCCCCAACTCGCCCGCCGGCTGACCCGCGCGCCAGGCCCCAACCTGGCGCCCGCCGCGCTCATGGGCGCCACGCTGCTGATCGTCGCCGACTGGGCGGCGCAGCGCGCCTTCGGCGCCGACCAGGTGCCCGTCGGCGTCGTCACCGGCGTGCTCGGCGGCGTCTACCTTCTCTGGCTGCTCGCCGCGGAACGACGGGCGGGCCGGATATGA
- a CDS encoding ABC transporter ATP-binding protein, with amino-acid sequence MTDRTPDRSPEVSRLAAENVTLAYDSRVVAEHLSVAVPDASFTVVVGPNACGKSTLLRALARMLKPRTGAVLLDGEAIGSLPARKVARTLGLLPQSSVAPDGITVGDLVARGRYPHQGLLRQWSREDERVVQQSMAATGVGELADRYVDELSGGQRQRVWIAMALAQQTPLLLLDEPTTYLDIQHQIDVLDLCAELHETQGRTLVAVLHDLNHAARYATHLIAMRDGRIVAEGAPNDIVDAALVERVFGLKCQVIADPETGTPLVVPAARKARAGAAGWV; translated from the coding sequence ATGACCGACCGTACGCCGGACAGGAGCCCAGAAGTGAGCCGTCTCGCCGCCGAGAACGTCACCCTCGCCTACGACAGCCGGGTCGTCGCCGAGCACTTGTCGGTGGCCGTGCCCGACGCCTCGTTCACCGTCGTCGTCGGGCCCAACGCCTGCGGCAAGTCGACGCTGCTGCGGGCGCTGGCGCGGATGCTGAAGCCGCGTACCGGCGCGGTGCTGCTGGACGGCGAGGCGATCGGTTCGCTGCCGGCGCGCAAGGTGGCGCGGACGCTCGGGCTGCTGCCGCAGTCGTCCGTGGCGCCCGACGGCATCACGGTCGGCGACCTCGTCGCGCGGGGGCGCTACCCGCACCAGGGGCTGCTGCGGCAGTGGTCGCGGGAGGACGAGCGGGTCGTCCAGCAGTCGATGGCCGCCACCGGGGTCGGCGAGCTGGCGGATCGCTATGTCGACGAACTGTCCGGCGGGCAGCGGCAGCGCGTGTGGATCGCGATGGCGCTCGCGCAGCAGACGCCGCTGCTGCTGCTCGACGAGCCGACGACGTACCTCGACATCCAGCACCAGATCGACGTCCTCGACCTGTGCGCCGAACTCCACGAGACACAGGGGCGCACGCTGGTCGCCGTGCTGCACGACCTCAACCACGCCGCGCGCTACGCCACGCACCTGATCGCCATGCGCGACGGGCGGATCGTCGCGGAGGGGGCGCCCAACGACATCGTGGACGCGGCGCTCGTCGAGCGGGTCTTCGGGCTCAAGTGCCAGGTGATCGCCGACCCGGAGACCGGCACGCCGCTGGTCGTCCCGGCGGCGCGCAAGGCGCGGGCGGGGGCCGCCGGCTGGGTCTGA
- a CDS encoding TlyA family RNA methyltransferase has product MSGARRRRLDAELVSRELARSREHAGRLIAAGRVTVGGLVASKPATQVETSAAVVVVPDDADPDYVSRGGHKLAGALAAFEPLGLRVAGRRALDAGASTGGFTDVLLRAGAAHVVAVDVGYGQLAWKLQSDERVTVRDRTNVRELTLDHLGGAPAELVVGDLSFIPLGLVLPALVRCATADADLVLMVKPQFEVGKERLGSGGVVRSEELRAEAVRGVAGQGAALGLGVLGVTASPLPGPKGNVEYFLWLRAGAPAMDPADVARAVAEGPR; this is encoded by the coding sequence GTGAGCGGTGCCCGGCGGCGCCGGCTCGACGCCGAGCTGGTGAGCCGCGAGCTGGCCCGCTCGCGCGAGCACGCCGGTCGGCTCATCGCCGCGGGCCGGGTCACCGTCGGCGGCCTCGTCGCCAGCAAGCCCGCCACCCAGGTCGAGACGTCCGCCGCCGTCGTCGTCGTCCCCGACGACGCCGACCCCGACTACGTCTCCCGCGGCGGCCACAAGCTCGCCGGCGCGCTCGCGGCGTTCGAGCCCCTCGGGCTGCGGGTCGCCGGCCGCCGCGCCCTGGACGCCGGCGCCTCCACCGGCGGCTTCACCGACGTGCTGCTGCGCGCAGGCGCCGCGCACGTCGTCGCCGTGGACGTCGGCTACGGGCAGCTCGCGTGGAAGCTGCAGAGCGACGAGCGGGTCACCGTCCGGGACCGTACGAACGTCCGCGAGCTGACCCTCGACCACCTCGGCGGCGCGCCCGCCGAACTCGTCGTCGGCGACCTGTCGTTCATCCCGCTCGGACTCGTGCTGCCCGCGCTCGTGCGCTGCGCCACGGCAGACGCGGATCTCGTGCTGATGGTCAAGCCGCAGTTCGAGGTCGGCAAGGAACGCCTGGGCAGCGGCGGCGTGGTGCGCAGCGAGGAGCTGCGCGCCGAGGCCGTGCGCGGGGTCGCCGGGCAGGGCGCGGCGCTCGGGTTGGGGGTGCTCGGTGTGACGGCCAGCCCGTTGCCCGGGCCGAAGGGAAACGTCGAGTATTTTCTGTGGCTGCGTGCCGGGGCGCCCGCGATGGACCCGGCGGACGTGGCACGTGCCGTGGCGGAGGGGCCCCGATGA
- a CDS encoding NAD kinase, whose protein sequence is MTDRTVFLLAHTGRPAAIRSAELVVRGLLRSGVGVRALAGEAADLPLPPETELVEAGPGVMDDCELLMVLGGDGTLLRGAAFARKSGVPMLGVNLGRVGFLAEAERDDLDKVVDRVVTREYEVEERMTLDVLVRNEGRTVHADWALNEASVEKAARERMLEVVTEVDGRPVSRFGCDGVVCATPTGSTAYAFSAGGPVVWPEVEALLMVPISAHALFAKPLVTSPDSILAVEVQPNNQHGVLWCDGRRTVDLPSGARVEVRRGAVPVRLARLHHASFTDRLVAKFALPVAGWRGAPN, encoded by the coding sequence ATGACAGATCGCACCGTGTTCCTGCTCGCCCATACCGGCCGGCCCGCGGCGATCCGCAGCGCCGAGCTGGTCGTGCGCGGCCTGCTGCGCTCCGGCGTCGGCGTGCGCGCGCTCGCCGGCGAGGCGGCCGACCTGCCGCTGCCGCCGGAGACGGAGCTGGTGGAGGCGGGCCCCGGAGTGATGGACGACTGCGAGCTGCTGATGGTGCTGGGCGGCGACGGCACGCTGCTGCGCGGCGCCGCCTTCGCCCGCAAGTCCGGCGTGCCGATGCTCGGCGTCAACCTCGGCCGCGTCGGCTTCCTCGCCGAGGCCGAGCGGGACGACCTCGACAAGGTCGTGGACCGTGTGGTGACCAGGGAGTACGAGGTCGAGGAGCGGATGACGCTCGACGTCCTGGTACGGAACGAGGGCAGGACCGTGCACGCCGACTGGGCGCTCAACGAGGCGTCCGTCGAGAAGGCCGCCCGCGAGCGGATGCTCGAAGTCGTCACCGAGGTCGACGGCAGGCCCGTCTCCCGCTTCGGCTGCGACGGCGTCGTCTGCGCGACGCCGACGGGATCGACCGCGTACGCCTTCTCGGCCGGCGGGCCCGTCGTCTGGCCCGAGGTGGAGGCGCTGCTGATGGTCCCGATCAGCGCGCACGCGCTGTTCGCCAAGCCGCTCGTGACATCGCCGGACTCCATCCTGGCCGTGGAGGTGCAGCCGAACAACCAGCACGGCGTGCTGTGGTGTGACGGACGCCGCACGGTCGACCTGCCCTCCGGCGCCCGCGTCGAGGTGCGCCGCGGCGCGGTCCCGGTGCGGCTGGCGCGGCTGCACCACGCGTCGTTCACGGACCGGCTGGTGGCCAAGTTCGCGCTGCCGGTGGCGGGCTGGCGCGGGGCGCCGAACTGA
- the recN gene encoding DNA repair protein RecN — protein MRIQSLGVIDDAVVELSPGFTAVTGETGAGKTMVVTSLGLLLGGRADAALVRIGAKSAVVEGRVAVGEGSPAAVRAEDAGAELDDGALLISRTVSAEGRSRAHLGGRGVPVGLLGELAEDLVAVHGQTDQQGLLKPARQRQALDRYAGDAVAAPLAKYSAAYRRLRAVSAELDEITTRARERLQEADLLRFGLDEVAAAEPRAGEDVELAAEAERLGHAEALTAASAAAHAALAGDPADPEAVDAGTLVAGAQRALAAVRAHDPALAGLADRLTEVGILLGDVAQELAAYGDGVDADPLRLAAVEERRSVLTHLTRKYGHEPAAAGGGEAGDGSVSAVLAWAEAGAARLAALDGDDERIEELTAERDALRGELALLAEALTEARGDAAERFGAAVTDELTELAMPHARVTVDLRRTEVAADADGLEIGGRNVAYGPTGVDEAELLLAPHPGAPPRPIAKGASGGELSRVMLAVEVVFAGSDPVPTYLFDEVDAGVGGKAAVEVGRRLARLARGAQVVVVTHLPQVAAFADRQLLVEKTSDGAVTRSGVTVLDGEARVRELSRMLAGQEDSETARAHAEELLAAARAGAE, from the coding sequence ATGCGGATCCAGTCCCTGGGCGTCATCGACGACGCGGTCGTCGAGCTGTCGCCCGGCTTCACGGCCGTGACGGGCGAGACCGGCGCCGGCAAGACCATGGTCGTCACCAGCCTCGGGCTGCTGCTCGGCGGGCGCGCGGACGCCGCGCTCGTACGCATCGGCGCCAAGTCCGCCGTCGTGGAGGGCCGGGTCGCCGTGGGCGAGGGCTCGCCCGCGGCGGTACGGGCCGAGGACGCCGGTGCCGAGCTGGACGACGGCGCCCTGCTCATCAGCCGTACGGTCTCGGCCGAAGGCCGCTCCCGGGCGCACCTGGGCGGCCGCGGCGTCCCCGTGGGGCTCCTCGGCGAGCTGGCCGAGGACCTCGTCGCCGTGCACGGGCAGACCGACCAGCAGGGGCTGCTGAAGCCCGCGCGGCAGCGGCAGGCCCTCGACCGGTACGCGGGCGACGCGGTTGCCGCGCCGCTGGCCAAGTACTCGGCGGCGTACCGCAGGCTGCGCGCCGTCAGCGCCGAGCTGGACGAGATCACCACCCGCGCGCGTGAGCGGTTGCAGGAGGCCGATCTGCTGCGCTTCGGGCTCGACGAGGTCGCCGCCGCGGAGCCGCGGGCCGGCGAGGACGTCGAGCTGGCCGCCGAGGCCGAACGGCTGGGCCACGCCGAGGCGCTGACCGCTGCCTCGGCCGCCGCGCACGCCGCGCTCGCGGGCGACCCGGCGGACCCCGAGGCCGTCGATGCCGGCACGCTCGTCGCGGGCGCACAGCGCGCCCTGGCGGCCGTACGGGCCCACGACCCGGCGCTCGCCGGGCTCGCCGACCGGCTCACCGAGGTCGGCATCCTCCTCGGCGACGTCGCCCAGGAGCTGGCCGCGTACGGCGACGGCGTCGACGCCGACCCGCTGCGGCTGGCCGCGGTGGAGGAGCGCCGCTCGGTCCTCACCCACCTCACCCGCAAGTACGGCCACGAGCCGGCCGCGGCCGGCGGGGGAGAGGCCGGCGACGGCAGCGTCTCCGCGGTCCTCGCCTGGGCCGAGGCGGGCGCCGCCCGGCTCGCCGCGCTCGACGGCGACGACGAGCGCATCGAGGAGCTGACCGCCGAGCGCGACGCCCTGCGCGGCGAGCTGGCGCTGCTGGCGGAGGCGCTGACCGAGGCGCGCGGCGACGCGGCGGAGCGCTTCGGCGCCGCCGTCACCGACGAGCTGACCGAGCTGGCGATGCCGCACGCGCGGGTGACGGTCGACCTGCGCCGCACCGAGGTCGCCGCGGACGCCGACGGTCTGGAGATCGGCGGCCGGAACGTCGCGTACGGGCCCACGGGCGTCGACGAGGCCGAGCTGCTGCTCGCCCCGCACCCCGGCGCACCGCCGCGGCCGATCGCCAAGGGCGCCTCGGGCGGCGAGCTGTCGCGCGTGATGCTGGCGGTCGAGGTGGTCTTCGCCGGCTCCGACCCCGTGCCGACGTACCTCTTCGACGAGGTCGACGCGGGCGTCGGCGGCAAGGCGGCCGTCGAGGTGGGCCGCCGGCTCGCGCGGCTGGCGCGCGGCGCGCAGGTGGTGGTGGTGACGCACCTGCCGCAGGTCGCGGCCTTCGCCGACCGGCAGTTGCTGGTGGAGAAGACCAGCGACGGCGCGGTCACCCGCAGCGGTGTGACCGTCCTGGACGGCGAGGCGCGGGTGCGCGAGCTGTCGCGCATGCTGGCGGGCCAGGAGGACTCCGAGACGGCCCGTGCGCACGCGGAGGAGCTGCTCGCGGCGGCCCGCGCGGGGGCGGAGTAG
- a CDS encoding glycosyltransferase family 4 protein, whose product MSSTPAPPHGPTALHAVQLVGRGEGGSGVHVRSLAAGLVARGIRVTVVATPATAERYGFAAAGALVARLPERGGLATAPLCTATTLRAACAGADLVHAHGLQCGLMACSTILGQRRPLVVTWHTRTHPDGVRGRMMPLLERRVSRSARVVLGATTDLVDGARRRGARDARLAPIAVPAPRNPHPGGDGALLRKQQVRAELGAPDRPLVLTAAPLDAYGTHEPLLEAARMWRALPEQPLLAFAGEGPARGRLQRRIDAEKLPVRLLGRRDDLPRLLAAADVAVLSSPWEARPVLAQEALHAGAPLVATAVGGIPELVGDAAELVPYGDARALADAVAALLHDPAHRAALSAAGRAQAGTWPTEDDTVTQVLSIYDELMTYEA is encoded by the coding sequence GTGAGCAGCACCCCCGCACCGCCCCACGGCCCGACCGCGCTGCACGCCGTGCAGCTCGTCGGCCGCGGCGAGGGCGGCAGCGGTGTCCATGTGCGCTCGCTGGCGGCCGGGTTGGTGGCCCGGGGCATCAGGGTCACGGTGGTCGCGACGCCGGCCACCGCCGAGCGCTACGGCTTCGCCGCCGCCGGGGCCCTCGTCGCGCGGCTGCCCGAGCGCGGCGGGCTGGCCACCGCGCCGCTCTGCACGGCGACCACGCTGCGCGCGGCCTGCGCCGGCGCGGACCTCGTCCACGCCCACGGCCTGCAGTGCGGGCTGATGGCGTGCTCGACGATCCTGGGCCAGCGCAGGCCGCTCGTCGTCACCTGGCACACCAGAACCCACCCCGACGGGGTACGGGGCCGGATGATGCCGCTCCTCGAACGACGGGTGTCCCGCTCCGCCCGCGTCGTCCTCGGCGCCACCACCGACCTCGTCGACGGCGCCCGCCGCCGCGGCGCCCGCGACGCGCGGCTCGCGCCCATCGCCGTCCCCGCGCCCCGGAACCCGCACCCGGGCGGCGACGGCGCCTTGCTGCGCAAGCAGCAGGTGCGCGCGGAACTCGGCGCCCCGGACCGGCCCCTGGTGCTCACCGCCGCCCCGCTCGACGCGTACGGCACCCACGAACCGCTGCTGGAGGCCGCCCGCATGTGGCGGGCGCTGCCGGAGCAGCCGCTGCTCGCCTTCGCCGGCGAGGGCCCGGCCCGCGGGAGGCTCCAGCGCCGTATCGACGCCGAGAAGCTGCCCGTACGGCTCCTGGGCCGCCGCGACGACCTGCCCCGGCTGCTGGCCGCCGCGGACGTCGCGGTGCTCTCCAGCCCGTGGGAGGCGCGCCCGGTGCTGGCCCAGGAGGCGCTGCACGCGGGCGCCCCGCTGGTGGCCACGGCGGTCGGCGGCATCCCCGAACTCGTCGGCGACGCGGCGGAGCTGGTGCCGTACGGGGACGCCCGTGCGCTCGCCGACGCGGTGGCGGCCCTGCTCCACGACCCGGCCCACCGCGCGGCCCTGTCCGCCGCGGGCCGCGCCCAGGCAGGCACCTGGCCGACGGAGGACGACACCGTCACCCAGGTTCTGTCGATCTACGACGAGTTGATGACCTACGAGGCGTGA